From a single Arachnia propionica genomic region:
- a CDS encoding DUF721 domain-containing protein yields the protein MTETSFDDDLPDEEPHDPTGLELATEIAHQTARTSPLLPEVAPPPPKVSKRRHRFGEQRSGAHPDDRDPQLIGSVLESVAKRRGWQRQISLATVLRDWSGLVGAMNAEHSSPIEFNDGVLTIQCDSTAWASAMRYSAGPLIAKLNQALGERSVLRIEVLGPHAPNWKRGRRSIQGRGPRDTYG from the coding sequence ATGACTGAAACATCCTTCGACGACGACCTTCCCGACGAGGAACCCCACGACCCGACTGGGTTGGAATTGGCGACCGAGATCGCCCACCAGACGGCCCGCACCTCCCCGCTGCTGCCCGAGGTCGCGCCACCGCCCCCGAAGGTCTCAAAACGCCGTCACAGGTTCGGGGAACAGCGTTCCGGCGCCCATCCCGACGACCGCGACCCGCAGCTGATCGGTAGCGTCCTCGAGTCCGTCGCGAAACGCCGGGGCTGGCAACGCCAGATCTCCCTCGCGACCGTGCTGCGTGACTGGTCCGGGCTCGTCGGCGCCATGAACGCCGAACACTCCTCCCCCATCGAGTTCAACGACGGTGTTCTCACCATCCAGTGCGACTCCACCGCCTGGGCCTCGGCCATGAGGTACAGCGCCGGGCCTTTGATTGCCAAACTGAATCAGGCTCTCGGGGAACGTTCGGTCCTACGCATTGAGGTGCTAGGCCCCCACGCGCCGAACTGGAAGCGGGGTCGCCGCTCGATCCAGGGACGCGGTCCCCGGGACACCTACGGGTGA
- a CDS encoding transposase family protein codes for MLTLRHNLTQELLADIHTVSQATISRVITVYTPLIAEALQAWVPGTGDLDPDRQYIIDGTLAPCWSWHDRPELYSGKHHTTGVNLQVACTLTGQLAWISPPLPGSVHDAKAITESGFLTTLNGQSHIGDKGYIGLGMITPAKKPAHGELTDSDRRNNTTINRVRYLIERVIANLKTWRVLHTDYRRPYNTFETTIQAVTGLIFAYTP; via the coding sequence GTGTTAACACTCAGACACAACCTCACCCAAGAGTTACTGGCCGACATCCACACAGTTTCCCAAGCCACCATCTCGAGGGTGATTACGGTTTACACTCCCTTGATCGCCGAGGCCCTCCAAGCCTGGGTGCCCGGCACGGGGGACCTCGACCCTGACCGCCAGTACATCATCGACGGTACTCTGGCGCCCTGCTGGTCGTGGCACGACCGTCCCGAACTGTACTCAGGCAAACACCACACCACAGGAGTGAACCTGCAAGTGGCCTGCACCCTGACCGGACAGCTCGCCTGGATCTCCCCACCCCTGCCAGGTAGTGTGCATGATGCAAAGGCCATCACAGAATCCGGATTCCTCACAACCCTCAATGGTCAAAGTCATATCGGGGACAAGGGCTACATTGGATTGGGAATGATCACCCCCGCGAAGAAACCCGCCCATGGTGAACTCACCGACAGCGACAGGAGAAACAACACGACCATCAACCGTGTCCGCTACCTCATCGAACGTGTTATCGCGAACCTCAAAACCTGGCGTGTTCTACACACCGATTACCGTCGCCCTTACAACACCTTCGAAACCACAATACAAGCCGTCACCGGACTCATCTTCGCCTACACCCCATGA
- the dnaA gene encoding chromosomal replication initiator protein DnaA → MWERIVGDMPVSSRAWLRRTKPIAMHSNTMMLAVSDETTRERIETKLRTEIETKLSAVTKTRTYLAFVIDPSLHVETPDLEIAPPLPLIDEKVRHHRSANPNSDLKLNPRYTFESFVAGSSNRFAHAAAAAVAEQPGKSYNPLMIYGPSGLGKTHLLHAIGHYVRSYYENLRVRYVSTEELTNDFINAISDNRTAEFRRAYRDVDVLLVDDIQFLEAKIQTQEEFFHTFNTLHNAQKQIVMSSDRPPRLLEALEPRLRSRFEWGLMTDIQPPDLETRIAILRKKAASQRLTAGTEVLEHIASHITTNIREIEGALTRVAALASLNQQEITLELTERVLRDLIPEGNDTHVDADSIIAATCAYFGISADELAGASRVAALARARQIAMYLCRELTDLSLPKIGSRFGGRDHTTVMHSVKKIDTKMGEDRQLFDQVTELTNRIKQS, encoded by the coding sequence ATGTGGGAGCGGATCGTCGGCGACATGCCTGTCTCCTCCAGGGCCTGGTTGCGTCGCACCAAACCCATCGCCATGCACAGCAACACCATGATGCTGGCGGTCTCCGACGAGACCACCCGCGAACGCATCGAGACCAAGCTGCGCACCGAGATCGAAACGAAACTCAGCGCGGTAACGAAAACCAGGACCTACCTGGCCTTCGTGATCGATCCATCGCTGCACGTTGAGACCCCGGACCTGGAGATTGCCCCACCTCTTCCCCTCATTGACGAGAAGGTCCGACACCATCGTTCCGCGAATCCCAACTCCGATCTGAAACTGAACCCGCGCTACACCTTCGAATCCTTCGTCGCGGGTTCCTCGAACCGATTCGCGCACGCCGCTGCGGCTGCCGTGGCGGAACAACCCGGCAAGTCGTACAACCCGCTGATGATCTACGGCCCCTCCGGACTGGGAAAAACCCACCTCCTGCACGCCATCGGGCACTATGTGCGCAGCTACTACGAGAACCTGCGGGTGCGCTACGTCTCCACCGAGGAACTCACCAACGACTTCATCAACGCCATCTCTGACAACCGGACCGCTGAGTTCCGACGCGCCTACCGCGATGTGGACGTGCTGCTGGTCGACGACATCCAGTTCCTGGAAGCGAAAATCCAAACCCAGGAGGAGTTCTTCCACACCTTCAACACCCTCCACAACGCGCAGAAACAGATCGTGATGTCCTCCGACCGGCCCCCGAGGCTGCTGGAGGCGCTCGAACCACGACTCAGATCCAGATTCGAGTGGGGTTTGATGACCGACATCCAACCCCCCGACCTGGAAACCCGCATCGCCATCCTCCGCAAGAAGGCGGCATCACAGCGGCTGACCGCTGGCACGGAGGTTCTGGAGCACATCGCATCACACATCACCACCAACATCCGCGAGATCGAGGGCGCACTGACCCGCGTCGCCGCCCTCGCGAGCCTCAACCAGCAAGAGATCACCCTCGAACTGACCGAACGGGTGCTGCGCGACCTGATTCCGGAGGGCAACGACACCCACGTCGACGCCGACTCCATCATCGCCGCCACGTGCGCCTATTTCGGGATCTCCGCCGACGAGCTAGCAGGAGCCAGTCGCGTTGCTGCCCTAGCCCGGGCCCGTCAGATAGCCATGTACCTGTGCAGGGAACTCACCGACCTGTCGCTGCCGAAAATCGGATCCCGCTTCGGGGGTCGCGACCACACCACCGTCATGCATTCAGTGAAGAAGATTGACACGAAGATGGGCGAGGACCGCCAACTCTTCGACCAGGTGACCGAGCTCACCAACCGCATCAAACAGAGCTGA
- a CDS encoding ISAs1 family transposase: MSSSTTTVLSRQPLVEVLKNVDDPRDRRGVRHSLFTVLSLAVTGVMAGCRSLTAIWEHTTDLTATDLEAGQALPSESTIRRVLQDLDPADLNTHLRSWFCTRTGTVAGRRVIAVDGKTMRGARTSKDPAPHLLSALDHATGTVLTQARVADKTNEIPALRELLEPLDLDGAVVTADAMHTQVDTAHWIHDQGGHYLLTVKNNQPGVRRTLKKLPWKNVPSISSVDTSRGRRVRRTVKAVEAPAWVDFPGAAQVIQVRRTRTTKNRRNTGKNSSGSAKTTTVEVVYLVCSLPMTDAQPETVTAWIQGHWGIENRLHWVRDMVFDEDHHQLRTANGPEIMAALRNLAISLIRLAYGVQAAIASTTRSLSRQPKRAIKLLTQTTT; the protein is encoded by the coding sequence ATGTCATCTTCCACCACGACCGTTCTGTCACGCCAGCCCCTGGTCGAGGTTCTTAAGAACGTGGACGACCCGCGTGATCGGCGGGGAGTACGCCACAGCCTGTTCACGGTGCTGTCACTGGCCGTGACCGGAGTGATGGCCGGGTGTCGCAGCCTGACGGCGATATGGGAGCACACCACCGATCTGACCGCCACCGACCTGGAGGCGGGCCAGGCCCTGCCGTCGGAGTCCACCATCCGCAGGGTGCTCCAGGACCTGGACCCCGCAGACCTCAACACCCATTTGAGGTCCTGGTTCTGTACACGTACCGGCACCGTCGCCGGTCGAAGGGTGATCGCGGTGGACGGCAAGACCATGCGTGGGGCCCGTACCAGCAAGGACCCGGCGCCTCATCTCCTCTCAGCCCTGGATCACGCCACCGGCACGGTCCTGACCCAGGCGCGGGTGGCGGACAAGACCAACGAGATCCCGGCGCTCAGGGAGCTTCTCGAACCGTTGGACCTGGACGGGGCGGTGGTCACCGCCGACGCCATGCACACCCAGGTAGACACCGCTCACTGGATCCACGATCAGGGTGGTCACTATCTTCTCACTGTCAAGAACAACCAGCCCGGTGTACGTAGGACGCTCAAGAAGCTGCCCTGGAAGAACGTTCCGTCAATCTCAAGCGTTGACACTTCGCGTGGGCGGCGGGTGCGGCGTACCGTCAAAGCGGTCGAGGCTCCCGCCTGGGTGGACTTCCCCGGGGCGGCTCAGGTGATCCAGGTCCGGCGCACCCGAACCACCAAGAATCGCAGGAACACAGGCAAGAACAGCAGCGGTAGCGCCAAGACGACGACTGTGGAGGTGGTCTACCTGGTCTGCTCTCTACCCATGACTGATGCCCAGCCCGAGACCGTCACCGCCTGGATCCAAGGGCACTGGGGAATCGAGAACCGGCTCCACTGGGTCAGAGACATGGTCTTCGACGAGGACCACCACCAGCTGCGCACCGCTAACGGCCCCGAGATCATGGCCGCCCTGCGCAACCTGGCCATCAGCCTCATCCGACTGGCCTACGGCGTCCAAGCCGCCATCGCCTCAACCACCAGGTCCCTATCACGACAACCAAAACGCGCCATCAAGCTACTCACCCAAACAACCACCTAA
- a CDS encoding response regulator transcription factor, with the protein MSDAKIRVLIVEDHEKVRAQIQRIVETMPGITVVGTATNGLNGVSLAKRLNPDVILMDISMPIMDGIKATNELNEIGVKSRIIALTSLEDDATFHEALRAGVVGFLLKTSTRGEIMHAIQQVHLGEAILSPKLITRVLSRYERGHRPSKQIRELSEKDLSLLRLIAQGLSNDEIAEEMKFTSATVKSYVSRLVSRLDVRDRSQLVILAYQNGVVGD; encoded by the coding sequence ATGAGCGACGCCAAGATCCGAGTCCTGATCGTCGAGGACCATGAGAAGGTACGGGCGCAGATCCAGCGGATCGTTGAGACCATGCCCGGTATCACGGTGGTAGGCACTGCAACGAATGGGCTCAACGGTGTTTCCCTCGCCAAACGGTTGAACCCCGACGTGATCCTGATGGACATCAGCATGCCCATCATGGATGGCATCAAGGCCACCAATGAGCTCAATGAAATCGGTGTGAAGAGTCGCATCATCGCGCTGACCTCGTTGGAGGATGACGCCACCTTCCATGAGGCCCTGCGCGCAGGAGTGGTGGGGTTCCTGCTCAAGACCAGCACCCGCGGCGAGATCATGCACGCCATCCAACAAGTCCACCTGGGTGAGGCCATACTGTCGCCCAAGCTCATCACTCGCGTCCTCTCGCGCTACGAGCGTGGACACCGCCCTTCCAAGCAGATCCGAGAGCTCTCGGAGAAGGACCTGTCCCTGCTCCGGTTGATCGCCCAAGGCCTGAGCAACGATGAAATCGCTGAGGAGATGAAATTCACCTCTGCGACGGTGAAAAGTTATGTCTCTCGCCTGGTCAGTCGCCTGGATGTCCGGGATCGATCCCAACTGGTCATCCTCGCCTACCAGAACGGGGTGGTCGGCGACTGA
- a CDS encoding DUF4135 domain-containing protein — MPTPCLDRGNHGWQEQITVTGIKKTELATAYRKLGLCSAVLTGLGATDIHDENVLFSGSHPWFIDLETGMHGNWQKTDGSLAHSLEDTVARSICTTSVIPAKLPTTPKSLLIGAINTSLPQTTTEKVFTLRNPASDAVDIARSVLQVTREQAPLRLATGEAVDPVPYQGDFVAGYQEGYRRVIEVRDEIIARLANADFPVRKILRPTAHYAHFLSAALFAENLASTESINRVLGHIRIPPTMNEHDGNQILLKEKAALLAGDIPFAYSDANGTSLKMDDHETGPVFAVSPTQNAIDSLRRMSEERLRQDERIIAEGFSYIRAHDSENCGKKNFSHPAPMFKQVVERMTAENPGALVELLITLAVHSESGIPEIGWLNGTYGDAPISYHSTGLISLHDSGGLVFLFEQLEASSDPLRNLIPSGFSDSVRRGLLSLQDAYRTGLEQTPPSIISGIPSIEFVLGHTGRRLPVTEKYVSENFWRYGAKDLFVGELGLAVALATFPETPDTLLHQMHAGTQEILTTNTVPNGGLAHGRLGVLWAAVRLARRLGDRVACQRAAHEARQLLFPDGWAGSGWCNGRAGTLLLATDLPEEFREILPVRQIAESVLSMPEGPIDLAVCHGAGGILQALLHAARCMKDSWFVDVAHDYWKQSLEHARRHGFHVGEPNKDHLVGYLLGWGGVAHSAVLLRAHESGDPAWAPISLTRSVKEEK, encoded by the coding sequence TTGCCGACCCCCTGCCTTGACCGCGGCAACCACGGCTGGCAAGAACAGATCACCGTCACCGGGATCAAGAAAACGGAGCTCGCCACGGCATATCGAAAACTCGGTCTTTGCAGCGCCGTGCTTACCGGCCTGGGCGCCACCGACATTCACGATGAGAACGTCCTCTTCTCCGGATCACACCCTTGGTTCATTGACCTCGAGACCGGTATGCACGGAAACTGGCAGAAAACAGACGGCAGCCTTGCGCACTCTCTCGAGGACACTGTCGCCCGTTCCATCTGCACGACCTCGGTGATCCCGGCGAAGCTACCCACCACCCCAAAGAGTCTCCTCATCGGAGCCATCAACACTTCCCTGCCGCAGACCACCACGGAAAAGGTCTTCACCCTCAGGAACCCAGCCAGCGATGCCGTGGACATCGCCCGCTCAGTGCTGCAGGTGACCCGCGAACAGGCGCCACTTCGGCTGGCCACGGGCGAGGCAGTCGATCCCGTCCCCTACCAAGGAGATTTCGTTGCGGGTTACCAAGAGGGTTATCGACGTGTCATCGAGGTCCGTGATGAAATCATCGCACGTCTTGCCAATGCGGATTTTCCGGTCAGGAAGATCCTCCGGCCCACAGCACACTATGCCCATTTCCTGAGCGCCGCATTGTTCGCAGAAAATTTGGCTAGCACCGAGTCAATCAACCGGGTGCTCGGGCACATAAGAATTCCTCCCACCATGAACGAGCATGATGGTAACCAGATTCTCCTGAAAGAAAAAGCAGCACTGTTGGCAGGTGACATACCGTTTGCTTACAGCGACGCCAACGGAACCTCACTCAAAATGGATGATCATGAGACCGGCCCTGTCTTCGCCGTCTCCCCCACACAGAACGCGATCGACTCATTGCGTCGCATGAGCGAGGAGCGACTCCGACAGGACGAACGAATCATTGCCGAAGGATTTTCATACATTCGTGCACACGATTCAGAGAACTGTGGAAAAAAGAATTTCAGTCACCCAGCTCCCATGTTCAAGCAGGTCGTGGAACGCATGACTGCGGAAAATCCAGGCGCCCTGGTTGAGCTGTTGATCACACTAGCAGTTCATTCCGAGTCCGGCATTCCGGAGATCGGTTGGCTCAACGGAACGTATGGCGATGCCCCCATCTCTTACCATTCGACTGGGTTGATTTCTCTCCACGATTCGGGTGGACTCGTGTTTTTGTTCGAGCAGCTCGAAGCAAGCTCGGATCCGTTGCGGAATCTGATTCCCTCAGGCTTCAGCGACTCGGTTCGTCGCGGCCTGCTCTCTCTCCAGGATGCTTACCGGACGGGTCTGGAACAGACTCCTCCGTCGATCATCAGCGGTATTCCCTCCATCGAGTTTGTTCTGGGACATACGGGACGTCGCCTTCCCGTGACGGAGAAGTACGTCTCGGAAAACTTCTGGCGATACGGCGCCAAAGATCTCTTCGTTGGTGAACTCGGTTTGGCCGTCGCGCTTGCCACTTTCCCGGAGACTCCCGACACGCTCCTGCATCAGATGCATGCCGGAACCCAGGAGATTTTGACCACCAACACTGTGCCCAACGGAGGACTCGCCCATGGCCGCCTCGGAGTACTCTGGGCCGCGGTGCGCCTGGCACGGCGACTCGGGGACAGGGTTGCGTGTCAGCGAGCTGCCCATGAGGCCAGGCAACTGTTGTTTCCCGACGGCTGGGCAGGATCGGGATGGTGCAACGGCCGAGCTGGAACCCTTCTGCTGGCGACCGACCTGCCAGAAGAATTCCGAGAGATCCTCCCGGTTCGACAAATTGCCGAGTCGGTTCTGTCAATGCCGGAAGGCCCCATCGACCTTGCAGTGTGTCACGGTGCAGGTGGCATCCTCCAGGCACTCCTGCACGCTGCTCGATGCATGAAAGACTCTTGGTTCGTGGATGTGGCCCATGACTATTGGAAGCAAAGCCTGGAACATGCACGTCGACACGGGTTCCACGTCGGCGAACCGAACAAGGACCACTTGGTTGGATACTTGCTCGGCTGGGGCGGTGTCGCCCATTCAGCCGTGCTTCTTAGAGCCCATGAAAGCGGAGATCCAGCCTGGGCCCCGATCAGCCTGACCCGATCCGTGAAGGAGGAGAAATGA
- the recF gene encoding DNA replication/repair protein RecF (All proteins in this family for which functions are known are DNA-binding proteins that assist the filamentation of RecA onto DNA for the initiation of recombination or recombinational repair.) — protein MFVTHLSVTDFRNYAAAELDLVAGVNVFVGSNGQGKTNLVEAVEYLSTMSSHRVSATTPLIRAGAESAILRGRVQASRDDERLITLELEVANGRSNIARLNRAPLPRPRDLVGALRTVVFSPMDLAIVRGDPSDRRAWLDTLVTTRWPRMAGVRADLDKILRQRNSLLKAMSGKSLRQSTPEEDVTLQAWNDALARIGAELLHARLDTLADVLPHAAGAYETIAPVNNRISALYKTSLDLAGIPVDAVRETLEARLLDAMTECRREEVARGVTLVGPQRDDITLSIGDLPAKGYASHGESWSLALALKLGGFALVRSDGIEPVLVLDDVFSELDAIRRERLAGAVADAEQVLITAAVGADVPDFPSARRFRVQGGAVEPVEELEVADD, from the coding sequence ATGTTCGTCACCCACTTGTCGGTCACCGACTTCCGCAACTACGCCGCCGCCGAGCTGGACCTCGTCGCAGGCGTCAACGTTTTTGTCGGATCGAACGGGCAGGGAAAGACGAACCTGGTCGAGGCCGTCGAGTACCTCTCGACGATGTCTTCTCACCGCGTCTCTGCGACCACACCCCTGATCCGTGCGGGTGCGGAGTCTGCCATCCTGAGGGGTCGGGTGCAGGCCTCCCGCGACGATGAACGCCTCATCACCCTAGAACTCGAGGTTGCTAACGGTCGCAGCAACATCGCCCGCCTGAACCGTGCTCCCCTGCCGCGGCCCCGCGACCTCGTCGGCGCGCTGCGTACCGTCGTCTTCTCACCCATGGACCTGGCCATCGTACGCGGTGACCCATCGGACCGGCGGGCCTGGCTGGACACCCTGGTCACCACCCGTTGGCCGCGCATGGCTGGTGTGCGAGCGGATCTGGACAAGATCCTCCGGCAGCGCAACTCGTTGTTGAAGGCGATGTCTGGAAAATCGCTGCGACAATCCACACCCGAGGAGGACGTGACCCTGCAGGCGTGGAACGACGCCCTCGCGCGGATCGGTGCTGAGCTGCTGCACGCGCGTCTCGACACATTGGCTGACGTTCTCCCGCACGCCGCTGGGGCCTACGAGACCATAGCCCCAGTGAATAACCGGATATCAGCGCTGTACAAGACTTCCTTGGATCTGGCGGGCATTCCTGTCGATGCGGTCCGCGAGACCCTCGAGGCGCGGCTGCTCGATGCTATGACGGAATGTCGCCGCGAGGAGGTCGCGCGCGGCGTGACCCTCGTCGGTCCGCAACGCGACGACATCACCTTGTCCATCGGCGATCTGCCGGCGAAAGGGTACGCCTCCCACGGTGAGTCGTGGTCGCTGGCGCTGGCCCTGAAACTGGGAGGATTCGCCCTGGTGCGTTCCGACGGTATCGAACCCGTCCTGGTGCTCGATGACGTGTTCTCGGAGCTGGATGCGATCCGCCGTGAACGCCTCGCGGGGGCGGTCGCCGACGCCGAGCAGGTGCTCATCACGGCTGCTGTTGGCGCTGATGTCCCCGATTTCCCGTCCGCGCGACGCTTTCGGGTGCAGGGCGGGGCGGTCGAACCCGTCGAGGAACTGGAGGTCGCTGATGACTGA
- a CDS encoding sensor histidine kinase gives MGVPIKGLVRVNLVLDCCPWVNEKLIWIMLPRRASSSFIAHQSIEPIIGIVLFMLAIETALITGTPVAWVVWLVMLTAIVLLPFLPLISLCLMVIYFPAWVLVGGSGPVMVVGGALLVYNWFAHHRSWRFVIAIVYPVTVLICWVYLESSEGLLSNIFFCSGLSGVAVAAGIGAHRHFAREKELRLEGEQALRRMRLLAASELHDNVAQTQTLVVMRLRELLDDPLLPQGIASQVSDLIEMSNDATKELRSAMAALRDVDKEFGTIGQSDEGKSLTEQWIQLESVLKEGGFDPECRFEVGDINFSGELEHAACRILGELVTNIVWHGEPGPCRVELFTSRGDLVMRARNTITSSSAPRKEGGGQGLRGVEERVARLGGKCSFKSANSQWCAQVRLPIAS, from the coding sequence ATGGGCGTCCCGATAAAAGGGCTAGTCAGAGTGAACCTAGTCCTCGACTGTTGTCCTTGGGTCAACGAGAAGTTAATATGGATCATGCTGCCACGTCGCGCCTCGAGTAGTTTCATAGCGCACCAAAGTATCGAGCCCATCATAGGCATTGTTCTGTTTATGCTCGCGATTGAAACTGCTTTGATAACAGGAACGCCGGTGGCTTGGGTCGTGTGGTTGGTAATGCTCACGGCAATCGTTCTGCTTCCTTTTCTTCCGCTGATTTCCTTATGTTTGATGGTAATCTATTTCCCGGCATGGGTGCTCGTTGGTGGCAGTGGTCCAGTGATGGTGGTGGGTGGGGCTCTGCTCGTCTATAACTGGTTTGCCCATCACCGCTCTTGGCGTTTTGTGATAGCCATTGTATATCCGGTTACAGTATTGATTTGTTGGGTGTATCTCGAATCATCGGAGGGATTGCTGTCGAACATCTTTTTCTGTTCTGGTTTGAGCGGGGTGGCGGTTGCTGCCGGGATTGGTGCGCACAGGCACTTTGCCCGCGAGAAAGAACTTCGTCTCGAAGGGGAGCAGGCCCTGCGTCGGATGCGCCTGTTGGCAGCCAGCGAGTTGCATGACAACGTCGCGCAGACCCAGACCCTCGTTGTGATGAGGTTGCGGGAACTGCTGGATGATCCCCTCCTTCCCCAAGGAATCGCATCGCAGGTCTCTGACCTGATCGAGATGTCAAATGACGCCACGAAGGAGCTTCGCTCCGCCATGGCGGCTCTTCGGGATGTGGACAAGGAGTTCGGGACGATCGGTCAGTCAGATGAGGGGAAGTCCCTGACCGAGCAGTGGATCCAGTTGGAGAGCGTCCTCAAGGAAGGTGGTTTCGACCCGGAGTGTAGATTTGAAGTGGGCGACATCAATTTTTCGGGTGAGCTGGAGCATGCGGCTTGCCGGATTCTCGGTGAGCTGGTCACCAACATCGTCTGGCACGGGGAACCGGGCCCGTGTCGCGTCGAGTTGTTCACATCCAGGGGTGATTTGGTGATGCGAGCGCGCAATACCATCACCAGCAGTTCTGCCCCCCGTAAGGAAGGTGGTGGACAGGGACTACGGGGAGTTGAGGAGCGAGTGGCGCGACTCGGTGGAAAGTGCTCCTTCAAATCCGCGAACTCACAGTGGTGCGCCCAGGTGAGGCTTCCGATCGCCTCTTGA
- the dnaN gene encoding DNA polymerase III subunit beta: MKIRVERDALADAVAWVARSLPNRPTAPILAGLLMNASGDEVTLSSFDSTTSAQVTMPAEVTDEGTVLVSGRLLNEIARSLPNKPVEMVADHTQVELTCGSARFSLQTLPVDEYPTLPEMPTQTGLVDASVFEKSVSQVVIAAGRDELLNVFTGVRVEINGDRLSLLATDRYRMALKELTWQPSSPDIEGAVLVPGRVLADTAKSLTSGKTVTVSLSTTESEGEGLVGFIGEGAKGRREATTRLLNQAFPKVRHLMDVVGTVTVRVPTADLLAAVKRVSLVAERNTPLRMLIEDEHIALEAATGDQAHASEAIEAQVDVVGEEKSIEAAGFNPHYLLDALGALDAPYAHFSFTAPGKPCLITGLATIDGDQLFDYRHVIMLMRLPS, translated from the coding sequence GTGAAGATTCGAGTGGAGCGCGACGCACTGGCCGATGCCGTTGCCTGGGTGGCTCGCAGCCTGCCGAATCGTCCCACAGCTCCTATCCTCGCGGGTCTGTTGATGAACGCATCCGGTGATGAAGTGACCCTCTCCAGCTTCGACTCCACCACGTCCGCTCAGGTGACGATGCCAGCCGAGGTCACCGACGAGGGAACGGTGCTGGTGTCGGGACGGCTGCTGAACGAGATCGCACGTTCCCTACCGAACAAGCCCGTCGAGATGGTCGCCGATCACACCCAGGTCGAGCTGACGTGCGGATCTGCGCGGTTCAGTCTTCAGACCCTTCCCGTCGACGAATACCCCACCCTGCCTGAGATGCCCACTCAGACCGGTCTCGTTGACGCATCCGTCTTCGAGAAGTCTGTCAGTCAGGTTGTGATCGCAGCGGGCCGCGACGAACTGCTCAACGTCTTCACGGGTGTACGCGTGGAAATCAACGGTGACCGACTCTCCTTGCTCGCCACCGACCGCTACCGGATGGCGCTCAAGGAACTCACCTGGCAGCCGTCCTCACCCGACATCGAAGGTGCGGTGCTGGTGCCGGGCCGGGTGCTGGCGGATACGGCCAAGTCGCTGACCTCCGGTAAGACCGTCACTGTGTCGTTGTCCACCACCGAATCCGAGGGTGAAGGTCTGGTCGGATTCATCGGTGAAGGCGCGAAAGGTCGCCGCGAAGCCACCACCCGCCTGCTGAACCAGGCCTTCCCGAAGGTGCGGCATCTGATGGATGTCGTCGGTACCGTCACCGTGCGGGTTCCCACCGCCGACTTGTTGGCCGCAGTGAAACGCGTTTCCCTCGTCGCGGAACGCAACACCCCGTTGCGCATGCTCATCGAAGACGAGCACATCGCCCTCGAGGCAGCCACCGGCGACCAGGCCCACGCCTCCGAGGCCATCGAGGCTCAGGTCGACGTGGTTGGCGAGGAGAAATCCATCGAGGCAGCGGGGTTCAATCCGCACTACCTGCTCGACGCCCTCGGCGCCCTCGATGCGCCCTACGCGCACTTCTCTTTCACCGCGCCCGGTAAGCCCTGCCTCATCACGGGCCTGGCGACGATCGACGGCGACCAGCTGTTTGACTACCGTCACGTCATCATGCTCATGCGTCTGCCCAGCTGA
- a CDS encoding DUF4135 domain-containing protein, which yields MYEFHAYRRSIGLPVDPNSSEAFDAFRETLDEQVITTWFERYGLWKQMISTCVRNTLSFLLEVARHFSADVRDLMSSSLIANHTTLTSIIPLDSDPHNGSKVVLALEFDGVPRVIYKPRSLALDVMIRDIFTEIVRFPLLGHKAPVPLTLDRQGVGKVGG from the coding sequence GTGTACGAGTTCCACGCATACCGGCGATCGATCGGTCTGCCTGTTGATCCAAACTCCTCCGAAGCTTTTGATGCCTTCCGCGAAACCCTCGACGAGCAGGTGATCACTACATGGTTCGAGCGCTACGGCCTCTGGAAACAGATGATCTCGACGTGCGTCCGTAACACTCTGAGCTTCTTGCTGGAGGTTGCCCGGCACTTCAGCGCCGATGTTCGAGATCTCATGAGCTCTAGCCTCATCGCCAATCACACCACACTGACCAGCATCATTCCTCTCGACTCCGACCCACATAACGGGTCGAAGGTTGTGCTGGCTCTTGAATTTGACGGTGTGCCTCGAGTGATCTACAAACCACGATCCCTCGCGCTCGACGTCATGATCCGAGACATCTTCACCGAAATAGTCCGGTTTCCCCTGCTAGGTCACAAAGCCCCTGTACCGCTCACCCTTGACCGCCAGGGGGTCGGCAAAGTGGGTGGGTGA